The following proteins are co-located in the Nocardioides piscis genome:
- a CDS encoding wax ester/triacylglycerol synthase domain-containing protein produces MTDDQQATDLERWTAAAAWSRRPALDPLETMTWRSERHPSRSGTSCTVIMLDREPDWERFREAHEWGTSLVRRLRQRVLDPAVPTTSPVWVDDHHFALDYHLRRRPVGGSGSMDDVLEVARQVALRPFDRSRPLWEGMLLTGLDGGGAAYVLKIHHALADSAGTVQLLSLLQSATRRHTPDKPVLPADEEQPATDTVQLARDGLRDNLVAAPRLAAQGLRAAASASLRPQTVLAETLRYAASVRRLAASLPAPPSPLLADRDGRSWRFLALSCPLADLQAAGRIGGGSLHDAFVAAFAGGLQRYHAAHGVSLEEISIRLRVSLDRAEDPMSGVRFAGAMIAAPAGIEDPADRIAAVRGEVLSLHTERALDAVRAVAPGIASLPSGVGAAVLGVGVAADASASTVQGPPRATYMAGAKVLGMYPFGSLPGVAMAATLLAHADLACIGVNVDELAVRDPEVLRTSLQDGLDEVAALGR; encoded by the coding sequence ATGACGGACGACCAGCAGGCCACCGACCTCGAGCGCTGGACAGCTGCCGCCGCTTGGTCGCGTCGGCCGGCCCTCGACCCGCTGGAGACGATGACGTGGCGCTCCGAGCGCCACCCTTCCCGGTCCGGCACGTCGTGCACGGTGATCATGCTCGACCGCGAACCCGACTGGGAACGGTTCCGTGAGGCTCACGAGTGGGGGACGTCACTGGTCCGTCGCCTCCGACAGCGGGTCCTGGACCCGGCCGTCCCGACCACGTCGCCAGTGTGGGTGGACGACCACCACTTCGCCCTCGACTACCACCTCCGTCGTCGCCCGGTCGGGGGCAGCGGCTCGATGGACGACGTCCTCGAGGTCGCCCGACAGGTCGCCCTGCGCCCGTTCGACCGGTCGCGCCCGCTCTGGGAGGGGATGCTGCTCACCGGGCTCGACGGCGGGGGCGCGGCCTACGTCCTGAAGATCCACCACGCGCTCGCCGACAGCGCGGGCACGGTGCAGCTGCTCTCACTGCTCCAGTCCGCGACCCGGCGCCATACCCCCGACAAGCCTGTCCTTCCGGCGGACGAGGAGCAGCCGGCCACCGACACCGTCCAGCTCGCCCGTGACGGGCTGCGCGACAACCTCGTCGCGGCTCCCCGGCTCGCGGCGCAGGGCCTGCGCGCCGCTGCGTCTGCCTCGCTGCGTCCGCAGACGGTGCTGGCCGAGACGTTGAGGTATGCCGCCTCGGTCCGCCGTCTCGCCGCCTCACTCCCGGCCCCGCCCTCGCCGTTGCTGGCGGACCGCGACGGTCGGTCATGGCGGTTCCTCGCGCTTTCCTGCCCGCTGGCCGACCTGCAGGCAGCCGGGCGGATCGGCGGCGGCTCCCTCCACGACGCCTTCGTCGCCGCGTTCGCCGGGGGCCTCCAGCGCTACCACGCGGCCCACGGCGTCTCCCTCGAGGAGATCTCGATCCGGCTGCGCGTCTCCCTCGACCGCGCCGAGGACCCGATGAGCGGGGTGCGGTTCGCCGGGGCCATGATCGCCGCCCCGGCGGGCATCGAGGACCCCGCCGACCGGATCGCTGCGGTGCGGGGCGAGGTGCTGTCGCTGCACACCGAACGCGCGCTCGACGCGGTCAGAGCCGTCGCGCCCGGCATCGCGAGCCTGCCCTCCGGCGTCGGCGCAGCCGTGCTGGGAGTGGGTGTCGCGGCGGACGCGTCGGCGTCGACGGTGCAGGGCCCGCCCCGAGCCACCTACATGGCCGGGGCGAAGGTGCTCGGCATGTATCCCTTCGGGTCACTGCCGGGGGTGGCCATGGCCGCGACCCTCCTGGCGCACGCTGACCTGGCCTGCATCGGGGTCAACGTCGATGAGCTGGCCGTTCGGGATCCGGAGGTGCTGCGGACCTCCCTCCAGGACGGACTGGACGAGGTGGCGGCGCTCGGTCGGTGA
- a CDS encoding lysophospholipid acyltransferase, producing MRRTRDVVAKAVERVRPGNSLPREAVELLDDAAFERELAEVARAQGTDADSARAEARAYLHEMAAHHGDRMTEQWAKVGSWFMRAYDIVVDEEQIQRLRRLDSQHSLGIAFSHRSYLDGMAIPNVLGARRFSPTFTFGGANLNLPVLGAVVSRTGIIFIRRATTDLPVYRLTLRCYIRQLVRNRRNLAWSIEGGRTRTGKLRPPVHGILKYLVDAVEGPGSPDTQVVPISIVYDQLHEVSGMTAEARGARKRPEDLRFVVRFARLQRTRMGRAYLTVGEPFSLRERLDELHGDGLTSHQAIERIALDISHRLNRATPVTVTAIVSLALLGADRALTLDEVLDTVEPLARYIGEREWPVAGGANLQDRATVRRALQELSSSGVLSQYEGGTEPVWSILEDQHLVAAFYRNTVIHMLVDRAIGELALLTMAELRPDATLPAGGAAEVGWDEAKRIRDLLKFEFFFPGRVRFEEDLRTELRILAGEDLLDPTPEQAGELLRQARPHLAHLVLRPFLDAYLVVAHRLAEQGDAEVDEEALLADALAVGRQWQLQHKVASAESVSLELFRTALALARHRGLLEAGPELATRREAFLVEIQDSLRRLDVIASLATGTRTDVPVTGVLGALR from the coding sequence ATGCGTCGAACCCGCGACGTCGTGGCCAAGGCCGTGGAGCGCGTGCGGCCCGGCAACAGCCTGCCCCGCGAAGCCGTGGAGCTCCTCGACGACGCCGCCTTCGAGCGGGAGCTCGCGGAGGTGGCACGTGCGCAGGGGACCGACGCCGATTCAGCCCGGGCGGAGGCCAGGGCCTACCTCCACGAGATGGCCGCCCACCACGGGGACCGGATGACCGAGCAGTGGGCCAAGGTCGGCTCCTGGTTCATGCGCGCCTACGACATCGTGGTCGACGAGGAACAGATCCAGCGGCTCCGCAGGCTCGACAGCCAGCACAGCCTCGGCATCGCGTTCAGCCACCGGTCCTACCTCGACGGCATGGCGATCCCCAACGTCCTGGGAGCCCGCCGGTTCAGCCCCACCTTCACCTTCGGCGGCGCCAACCTCAACCTCCCGGTGCTGGGGGCCGTGGTCAGCAGGACGGGGATCATCTTCATCCGCCGGGCGACCACCGACCTCCCGGTCTACCGCCTCACCCTCCGCTGCTACATCCGGCAGCTCGTGAGGAACCGCCGCAACCTCGCCTGGTCGATCGAGGGTGGCCGCACCCGCACCGGGAAGCTCCGGCCACCGGTCCACGGCATCCTGAAGTACCTCGTCGACGCCGTGGAAGGGCCGGGCTCACCCGACACCCAGGTGGTGCCGATCTCGATCGTCTACGACCAGCTGCACGAGGTGTCAGGCATGACGGCCGAGGCGCGCGGAGCCCGGAAGCGACCGGAGGACCTCAGGTTCGTGGTGCGGTTCGCCCGTCTGCAGCGCACGCGGATGGGCCGCGCCTATCTCACCGTCGGCGAGCCCTTCTCGCTCCGCGAGCGCCTCGACGAGCTCCACGGTGACGGGCTGACGTCCCACCAAGCGATCGAGCGGATCGCGCTCGACATCTCCCACCGGCTCAACCGCGCGACCCCGGTCACCGTGACGGCGATCGTGTCCCTGGCGCTCCTCGGCGCGGACCGGGCGCTCACCCTCGACGAGGTCCTGGACACCGTGGAGCCTCTGGCTCGCTACATCGGTGAGCGGGAGTGGCCGGTGGCCGGTGGCGCCAACCTCCAGGACCGGGCCACCGTCCGGCGAGCGCTGCAGGAGCTCTCGAGCAGCGGGGTCCTCAGCCAGTACGAAGGGGGCACCGAACCGGTGTGGAGCATCCTGGAGGACCAGCACCTCGTGGCGGCGTTCTATCGCAACACAGTCATCCACATGCTCGTCGACCGGGCGATCGGCGAGCTCGCCCTGCTCACCATGGCGGAGCTCAGACCGGACGCCACGCTGCCGGCCGGCGGTGCTGCCGAGGTGGGCTGGGACGAGGCCAAGCGGATCCGCGACCTGCTCAAGTTCGAGTTCTTCTTCCCCGGCCGGGTGCGGTTCGAGGAGGACCTCCGCACCGAGCTTCGCATCCTGGCCGGTGAGGACCTGCTCGACCCCACGCCCGAGCAGGCCGGTGAGCTGCTGCGCCAGGCTCGACCGCACCTCGCGCACCTCGTGCTGCGCCCGTTCCTGGACGCCTACCTCGTCGTGGCTCACCGGCTCGCCGAGCAGGGAGACGCCGAGGTCGACGAGGAGGCGCTGCTCGCCGATGCCCTGGCAGTGGGCCGGCAGTGGCAGCTCCAGCACAAGGTCGCCTCCGCCGAGTCCGTCTCCCTCGAGCTCTTCCGCACTGCGCTGGCGCTGGCGCGGCACCGTGGTCTGCTCGAGGCAGGCCCCGAGCTGGCCACGCGCCGCGAGGCGTTCCTGGTCGAGATCCAGGACTCGCTGCGCCGGTTGGACGTGATCGCCTCGCTCGCGACGGGCACCCGCACCGACGTCCCTGTCACCGGCGTTCTCGGTGCCCTCAGGTGA
- a CDS encoding HAD-IB family hydrolase gives MSGLSPAVQAAVEAIEAGPSGPQVGAFFDLDGTLVAGYTAATFYGDRLRKGEVSAGEFVRTVITAVDGEVLGGDPTRVADVAFAALRGVSEETFADLGERLFLQKIAGTIRAEARALVRAHQRMGHTVAVASAATSYQIAPVARDLGIEHLVCTRLEVEDGVLTGRPVGAMLWGRHKASGTRAFAKEHDVSLEDSYAYGNGYEDVAFLSSVGHPVALNPHRGLRVAAQRLGWTVLDLRDPLTPSLAALGRTVAALGAMNTGAGAGLAVGLLTRDGRRGRNTAISLGSTLALTLTGVELAVLNADHLWSHRPAVFVVNHQSALDVLVMGSLLKEDFTVVAKKEARFDPRAMLGSVLIAPAFVDRSDSAQARAALDALVERIRGGTSLLIFPEGTRSVTPVLGPFRKGAFHLAVQCGVPIVPVVLRNTGELMWRRSKVVHPGVVDVCVLEPETDWTADNMNDKVAALHSRFAETLANWPEEDAG, from the coding sequence GTGAGTGGACTCTCACCGGCTGTCCAGGCAGCCGTGGAGGCGATCGAGGCCGGTCCGAGCGGGCCGCAGGTCGGAGCGTTCTTCGATCTCGACGGCACCCTGGTCGCGGGCTACACCGCAGCGACCTTCTACGGCGACCGGCTGCGCAAGGGCGAGGTGTCGGCGGGTGAGTTCGTGCGGACCGTCATCACGGCGGTGGACGGCGAGGTGCTCGGCGGGGATCCCACCCGGGTCGCGGACGTGGCGTTCGCTGCCCTGCGCGGCGTCAGCGAGGAGACGTTCGCCGACCTCGGGGAACGCCTCTTCCTGCAGAAGATCGCCGGGACGATCCGCGCCGAGGCGCGCGCTCTCGTCCGGGCCCACCAACGCATGGGTCACACCGTGGCTGTGGCATCAGCAGCGACGAGCTACCAGATCGCGCCTGTCGCGCGCGACCTCGGCATCGAGCACCTCGTCTGCACCCGGCTCGAGGTCGAGGACGGGGTGCTCACCGGACGGCCGGTCGGTGCCATGCTGTGGGGTCGGCACAAGGCGTCCGGGACCCGTGCCTTCGCCAAGGAGCACGACGTTTCCCTGGAGGATTCGTACGCCTACGGCAACGGCTATGAGGACGTGGCGTTCCTCTCCAGCGTCGGGCACCCGGTCGCGCTCAACCCCCACCGTGGGCTCCGGGTGGCTGCCCAGCGACTGGGGTGGACGGTCCTGGACCTCCGCGACCCGCTCACGCCCTCGCTGGCTGCCCTCGGCCGGACGGTGGCGGCGCTCGGCGCGATGAACACCGGCGCCGGCGCCGGCCTCGCCGTCGGGTTGCTCACCCGCGACGGACGGCGCGGACGCAACACCGCGATCAGCCTGGGCAGCACGCTCGCGCTGACGCTCACCGGCGTCGAGCTCGCCGTCCTCAACGCTGACCACCTCTGGTCGCACCGGCCGGCGGTGTTCGTCGTCAACCACCAGAGCGCCCTCGACGTGCTGGTCATGGGCTCCCTCCTCAAGGAGGACTTCACGGTGGTCGCCAAGAAGGAGGCACGATTCGATCCTCGCGCGATGCTGGGGTCGGTGCTGATCGCCCCGGCCTTCGTCGACCGCTCCGACTCCGCCCAGGCGCGCGCAGCGCTCGACGCGCTGGTGGAACGGATCCGGGGAGGCACGTCGCTGCTGATCTTCCCCGAGGGGACCCGCTCCGTGACCCCGGTCCTCGGCCCGTTCCGCAAGGGTGCCTTCCACCTCGCCGTCCAGTGCGGGGTCCCGATCGTCCCGGTGGTGCTGCGCAACACCGGTGAGCTGATGTGGCGCCGTTCCAAGGTCGTCCACCCCGGCGTCGTCGACGTGTGCGTGCTGGAGCCCGAGACCGACTGGACCGCGGACAACATGAACGACAAGGTCGCGGCCCTGCATTCCCGCTTCGCCGAGACGCTGGCCAACTGGCCGGAGGAGGACGCCGGATGA
- a CDS encoding histidine phosphatase family protein — MRLFLLRHGQTHANVSGELDTGVPGLELTDLGHQQAAAAARALTDAGITAIGVSSLTRTHQTARPLAEQLALDPSRHDGLREITAGDFEMRNDHDAIHGFLETIGAWLEDDLERRMPGGETGLEFLARYDDAIARLCSASPRPRWSSLTAPRSGRG, encoded by the coding sequence ATGCGCTTGTTCCTGCTCCGCCACGGCCAGACCCACGCCAACGTCTCGGGTGAGCTCGACACCGGCGTCCCGGGGCTGGAGCTCACCGATCTCGGCCACCAGCAGGCGGCTGCCGCGGCCAGGGCCCTCACCGACGCCGGCATCACCGCCATCGGCGTCTCGAGCCTGACGCGCACACACCAGACCGCCCGCCCGCTGGCGGAACAACTCGCCCTCGATCCGAGCCGCCACGACGGGCTTCGCGAGATCACGGCCGGCGACTTCGAGATGCGCAACGACCACGACGCCATCCACGGGTTCCTCGAGACCATCGGCGCCTGGCTCGAGGACGACCTCGAGCGGCGGATGCCGGGTGGCGAGACCGGCCTGGAGTTCTTGGCGCGGTATGACGATGCCATCGCCCGCCTCTGCAGCGCCTCCCCGAGGCCGCGCTGGTCGTCTCTCACGGCGCCGCGATCCGGACGTGGGTGA
- the metH gene encoding methionine synthase codes for MVLDGAMGTAIQRDRPDEAGYRGDRFADWPSDVQGNNDLLTLTQPEIIAGIHREYLEAGADIIETNTFNANAISLSDYGMEELAYELNLESARLARRECDAVTAQDPDRPRFVAGALGPTTRTASISPDVNDPAARNVSYDQLVAAYLEAARGLVDGGSDLLMIETIFDTLNAKAAIFAVATLFEEQGRRWPVIISGTITDASGRTLSGQVTEAFWNSVRHARPIAVGLNCALGAKEMRPYIEEMSRIADTYVSCYPNAGLPNAFGEYDEAPTETSAILGEFADAGFVNLVGGCCGTTPAHIAEIAKAVEGKPGRPVPEVPVAMRLAGLEPFTIDDDSLFVNVGERTNITGSAKFRNLIKAGDYDTALSVALQQVENGAQVIDVNMDEGMIDGVAAMDRFLKLIASEPDISRVPVMVDSSKFEIIEAGLKCVQGKPIVNSISMKEGEDTFRQHARLCRKYGAAVVVMAFDEDGQAADLESRKRICERAYKILVDEVGFPAEDIIFDPNVFAVATGIEEHANYGLDFIEATRWITENLPGAQISGGISNVSFSFRGNNAVREAIHAVFLYYGIQAGLSMGIVNAGALVTYDSIDAELREAIEDVILNRRADPMEATERLLEIAEKYRQTDAVEEKAAAQWRSLPIRERITHALVKGIDAHVTEDTEELRAEISADGGRPIEVIEGPLMDGMNVVGDLFGAGKMFLPQVVKSARVMKKAVAYLLPFIEAEKQPGDVETKNGTIVMATVKGDVHDIGKNIVGVVLQCNNYEVIDLGVMVPAQKILDAAAEHDADIIGLSGLITPSLDEMVHFAGEMQRTGMTIPLMIGGATTSRAHTAVKVDKKYDGPVIWVKDASRSVPTAAALLSDELRPKLMAEVKLDYDSLRTRHATKHDRPMLSLEAARANRTPIDWDGYVPPRPTSLGVRTFEDYDLAELRDYIDWQPFFNAWEMKGKFPDILNSPTAGETARKLYDDAQTMLDQVIKEKWLTANGVIGFFPAAGDGDGDDTLVYTDESRTEVLTTLHHLRQQGEHRAGIPNRSLGDFVAPAGTGLQDYVGGFAVTAGLGSTEKIMEFKKELDDYSAILLESLADRLAEAFAERLHERVRKEFWGHARDEELSNEDLIAEKYSGIRPAPGYPACPEHTEKRTLWELLDVDKIGIELTESMAMWPGAAVSGWYFSHPQSQYFVVGRLGRDQVADYAERKGWTLAEAERWLSSNLGYDPED; via the coding sequence ATGGTGCTCGACGGGGCCATGGGCACGGCCATCCAGCGCGACCGGCCCGACGAGGCCGGCTATCGGGGCGACCGGTTCGCCGACTGGCCCAGCGACGTGCAGGGCAACAACGACCTGCTGACCCTGACGCAGCCCGAGATCATCGCGGGGATCCACCGCGAATACCTCGAGGCCGGCGCGGACATCATCGAGACCAACACCTTCAACGCCAACGCGATCTCGCTCTCCGACTACGGCATGGAGGAGCTCGCCTACGAGCTCAACCTCGAGTCCGCCAGGCTCGCCCGACGCGAGTGCGACGCGGTCACCGCCCAGGACCCCGACCGGCCGCGGTTCGTCGCGGGAGCGCTCGGCCCCACGACCCGCACGGCGTCCATCTCGCCCGACGTCAACGACCCGGCAGCGCGCAACGTCTCCTACGACCAGCTCGTGGCGGCCTATCTCGAGGCCGCACGCGGTCTGGTGGACGGCGGCTCCGACCTGCTGATGATCGAGACGATCTTCGACACCCTCAACGCCAAGGCCGCGATCTTCGCCGTCGCGACGCTCTTCGAGGAGCAGGGCCGCCGCTGGCCGGTCATCATCTCGGGCACCATCACCGACGCCTCCGGGCGCACGCTCTCGGGCCAGGTGACCGAGGCGTTCTGGAACTCGGTGCGCCACGCCAGGCCGATCGCGGTCGGCCTCAACTGTGCGCTCGGTGCCAAGGAGATGAGGCCCTACATCGAGGAGATGAGCCGCATCGCGGACACGTACGTGTCCTGCTATCCCAACGCCGGGCTGCCCAACGCCTTCGGGGAGTACGACGAGGCGCCCACGGAGACCTCCGCCATCCTCGGCGAGTTCGCTGATGCGGGCTTCGTCAACCTGGTCGGCGGGTGCTGTGGCACCACACCCGCCCACATCGCCGAGATCGCCAAGGCCGTCGAGGGCAAGCCCGGACGTCCGGTCCCCGAGGTCCCGGTCGCTATGCGGCTGGCCGGTCTCGAGCCGTTCACCATCGACGACGACAGCCTGTTCGTCAACGTCGGCGAGCGCACCAACATCACGGGGTCGGCGAAGTTCCGCAACCTGATCAAGGCCGGTGACTACGACACCGCCCTCAGCGTCGCCCTGCAGCAGGTCGAGAACGGCGCGCAGGTCATCGACGTCAACATGGACGAGGGCATGATCGACGGGGTCGCGGCCATGGACCGCTTCCTCAAGCTGATCGCCAGCGAGCCCGACATCAGCCGCGTCCCGGTGATGGTCGACTCCTCGAAGTTCGAGATCATCGAGGCCGGGCTCAAGTGCGTCCAGGGCAAGCCGATCGTCAACTCGATCTCGATGAAGGAGGGCGAGGACACCTTCCGGCAGCACGCGCGCCTGTGCCGCAAGTACGGCGCCGCGGTGGTCGTGATGGCCTTCGACGAGGACGGCCAGGCTGCGGACCTCGAGAGCCGCAAGCGGATCTGTGAGCGCGCCTACAAGATCCTGGTCGACGAGGTCGGCTTCCCGGCCGAGGACATCATCTTCGACCCCAACGTGTTCGCCGTCGCGACGGGTATCGAGGAGCACGCCAACTACGGCCTCGACTTCATCGAGGCGACTCGATGGATCACCGAGAACCTCCCCGGGGCCCAGATCTCCGGTGGCATCTCCAACGTCTCCTTCTCCTTCCGCGGCAACAACGCAGTGCGCGAGGCGATCCACGCTGTCTTCCTCTACTACGGCATCCAGGCCGGGCTCTCGATGGGCATCGTCAACGCCGGTGCGCTCGTGACCTACGACAGCATCGACGCCGAGCTGCGCGAGGCGATCGAGGACGTCATCCTCAACCGCAGGGCCGACCCGATGGAGGCGACCGAGCGACTGCTCGAGATCGCCGAGAAGTATCGCCAGACCGACGCCGTCGAGGAGAAGGCCGCGGCGCAGTGGCGTTCGCTGCCGATCCGCGAGCGCATCACGCACGCCCTCGTGAAGGGCATCGACGCCCACGTCACCGAGGACACCGAGGAGCTGCGAGCAGAGATCTCGGCCGACGGAGGGCGTCCGATCGAGGTCATCGAGGGGCCGCTGATGGACGGCATGAACGTCGTCGGCGACCTCTTCGGTGCCGGCAAGATGTTCCTTCCCCAGGTGGTCAAGAGTGCCCGCGTGATGAAGAAGGCCGTGGCCTACCTGCTGCCCTTCATCGAGGCGGAGAAGCAGCCCGGGGACGTCGAGACCAAGAACGGCACGATCGTGATGGCGACCGTGAAGGGCGACGTCCACGACATCGGCAAGAACATCGTCGGGGTCGTGCTTCAGTGCAACAACTACGAGGTGATCGACCTCGGTGTGATGGTCCCTGCCCAGAAGATCCTTGACGCTGCGGCGGAGCACGACGCCGACATCATCGGTCTCTCCGGGCTGATCACCCCCTCGCTGGACGAGATGGTGCACTTCGCCGGCGAGATGCAGCGCACCGGCATGACGATCCCGCTGATGATCGGTGGCGCCACGACGTCCCGCGCCCACACGGCCGTCAAGGTCGACAAGAAGTACGACGGCCCGGTGATCTGGGTCAAGGACGCCTCGCGCTCCGTGCCGACCGCCGCGGCCCTGCTCAGCGACGAGCTGCGCCCGAAGCTGATGGCCGAGGTGAAGCTCGACTACGACTCGCTGCGCACCCGGCACGCCACCAAGCACGACCGTCCGATGCTGTCGCTGGAGGCGGCGCGCGCCAACCGCACGCCGATCGACTGGGACGGCTATGTCCCGCCCCGGCCGACGTCCCTCGGAGTGCGGACCTTCGAGGACTACGACCTCGCCGAGCTGCGCGACTACATCGACTGGCAGCCGTTCTTCAACGCCTGGGAGATGAAGGGCAAGTTCCCCGACATCCTCAACAGCCCGACGGCGGGCGAGACCGCGCGCAAGCTCTATGACGACGCGCAGACGATGCTCGACCAGGTCATCAAGGAGAAGTGGCTGACCGCCAACGGCGTGATCGGGTTCTTCCCGGCCGCGGGCGACGGCGACGGCGACGACACGCTCGTCTACACCGACGAGTCGCGCACCGAGGTGCTGACGACCCTGCACCACCTGCGCCAGCAGGGGGAGCACCGCGCCGGCATTCCCAACCGCTCCCTGGGTGACTTCGTCGCCCCCGCCGGGACCGGCCTGCAGGACTACGTCGGCGGCTTCGCCGTCACGGCGGGTCTGGGCAGCACCGAGAAGATCATGGAGTTCAAGAAGGAGCTCGACGACTACTCCGCCATCCTGCTGGAGTCGCTGGCCGATCGGCTGGCCGAGGCATTCGCCGAGCGGCTGCACGAACGGGTCCGCAAGGAGTTCTGGGGCCACGCGCGCGACGAGGAGCTGTCCAACGAGGACCTGATCGCAGAGAAGTACTCCGGGATCCGACCGGCTCCCGGCTATCCCGCGTGCCCCGAGCACACCGAGAAGCGGACCTTGTGGGAGCTGCTCGACGTCGACAAGATCGGCATCGAGCTCACCGAGTCGATGGCCATGTGGCCCGGCGCGGCAGTCTCCGGGTGGTACTTCTCGCACCCGCAGTCGCAGTACTTCGTCGTCGGCCGGCTCGGTCGCGACCAGGTCGCCGACTATGCCGAGCGCAAGGGCTGGACGTTGGCCGAGGCCGAGCGCTGGCTCTCGTCCAACCTGGGCTACGACCCCGAGGACTGA
- a CDS encoding PAC2 family protein yields MIDFDAVPDLVSPVVIAAFEGWNDAADAASGVVDHLMDVWRARVVGAIDPEEFYDFQVNRPIVGTDDNGHRRLSWPTTRIAIASPPDLDRDVILIRGIEPNMRWRQFCAELLAACDELGSELVITMGALLADSPHTRPIPVTGTATEPDLVDRLKLEQSTYEGPTGIVGVFQDACAQLDIPAVSYWAAVPHYVAQPPCPKATLALVGQLEDLLDCSIPLGDLPEDARAWERGVDELADEDEDIADYVRSLEESRDTADLPEASGEAIAREFERYLKRRTED; encoded by the coding sequence GTGATCGACTTCGACGCCGTGCCTGACCTCGTCTCCCCCGTGGTGATCGCCGCGTTCGAGGGCTGGAACGACGCCGCCGACGCGGCCTCGGGAGTCGTCGACCACCTGATGGACGTATGGCGAGCGCGGGTCGTCGGCGCCATCGACCCGGAGGAGTTCTATGACTTCCAGGTCAACCGCCCGATCGTGGGCACCGACGACAACGGGCACCGCCGGCTCTCCTGGCCCACCACCCGCATCGCCATCGCGTCGCCGCCCGACCTCGACCGGGACGTGATCCTGATCCGCGGCATCGAGCCCAACATGCGCTGGCGCCAGTTCTGTGCCGAGCTGCTGGCCGCCTGCGACGAGCTCGGCAGCGAGCTCGTCATCACCATGGGCGCCCTGCTCGCCGACTCCCCCCACACCCGACCGATCCCGGTGACCGGCACCGCGACCGAGCCGGACCTCGTCGACCGGCTCAAGCTCGAGCAGTCCACCTACGAAGGTCCGACGGGCATCGTGGGGGTCTTCCAGGACGCGTGCGCCCAGCTGGACATCCCGGCCGTCTCCTACTGGGCCGCGGTCCCCCACTACGTCGCGCAGCCGCCGTGCCCCAAGGCGACCCTGGCGCTGGTGGGCCAGCTGGAGGACCTGCTCGACTGCTCGATCCCGCTCGGTGACCTTCCCGAGGATGCCCGCGCGTGGGAACGCGGTGTCGACGAGCTCGCGGACGAGGACGAGGACATCGCGGACTACGTCCGTTCGCTCGAGGAGTCGCGCGACACCGCCGACCTCCCCGAGGCGAGTGGCGAGGCGATCGCGCGGGAGTTCGAGCGCTACCTCAAGCGGCGCACCGAGGACTGA
- a CDS encoding MBL fold metallo-hydrolase — protein MHDRTSLTFMGAARTVTGSKFLVDTGDVRVMVDCGLFQGERVLRRRNWEPLSVDPAKVDAVVLTHAHLDHTGYLPLLVRNGFTGPAYCTPATAELAAIVLRDSAHIAESDAAHAQAGGYSKHEPALALYDSGDAEKAIDLLTPVEPDLPINIVDAVGLELRSAGHVLGSAYAELDVGGSRLLVSGDVGRQGHPLLLPPKPPHDADTVVVESTYGDRQHEPDNDDLLAGAITRTIKRGGVVLMPAFAVDRTFVLLMILARLETEGRIPSVPVYVDSPMALRALDVYKKAIAGHDPQLRPEVTLSSTAYRPTRLQLAPSIEEAEKLNRPGKPCIIVSASGMATGGRVLHHLRHQLPNSRNSVILTGFQVPGTRGAHWSTEPSRSRSTAATSPSAPRSM, from the coding sequence ATGCACGATCGCACCTCATTGACGTTCATGGGCGCGGCCCGGACCGTCACCGGGAGCAAGTTCCTCGTCGACACCGGTGACGTTCGGGTGATGGTCGACTGCGGGCTCTTCCAGGGTGAGCGCGTGCTGCGTCGTCGCAACTGGGAGCCGTTGTCCGTGGACCCGGCGAAGGTGGACGCTGTCGTCCTCACCCATGCCCACCTGGACCACACCGGATATCTCCCGCTGTTGGTCAGGAACGGATTCACCGGGCCGGCATACTGCACGCCCGCGACCGCGGAGCTCGCTGCGATCGTCCTGCGCGACTCGGCGCACATAGCGGAGAGTGACGCGGCGCACGCCCAGGCAGGGGGTTACTCCAAGCACGAGCCTGCCCTTGCGTTGTACGACTCCGGTGACGCGGAGAAGGCCATCGACCTGCTCACCCCTGTGGAGCCCGACCTGCCGATCAACATCGTGGACGCGGTCGGTCTGGAGCTGCGCTCTGCCGGGCACGTTCTCGGATCGGCCTACGCCGAGCTGGATGTGGGGGGCTCCAGGCTGCTCGTCAGCGGTGACGTCGGACGCCAGGGCCACCCGCTGCTGCTTCCTCCGAAGCCGCCCCATGATGCCGACACGGTGGTGGTGGAGTCGACCTACGGTGACCGGCAGCACGAGCCGGACAATGACGACCTGTTGGCCGGCGCCATCACCCGCACCATCAAGCGGGGCGGGGTCGTCCTGATGCCCGCGTTCGCAGTGGACCGCACCTTCGTGCTGCTGATGATCCTGGCGCGGCTGGAGACCGAGGGCCGAATCCCGTCGGTCCCGGTCTACGTCGACAGCCCGATGGCCTTGCGGGCGCTCGATGTCTACAAGAAGGCGATCGCGGGGCACGACCCGCAGCTTCGTCCGGAGGTCACCCTGTCCAGCACGGCGTACCGGCCCACTCGGTTGCAGCTGGCACCGAGCATCGAGGAAGCCGAGAAGCTGAACCGGCCGGGCAAGCCCTGCATCATCGTGTCGGCCTCCGGCATGGCCACCGGCGGCCGGGTGCTGCACCACCTGAGACACCAGCTCCCGAACTCGCGCAACAGCGTGATCCTGACCGGGTTCCAGGTGCCTGGGACCCGGGGCGCGCACTGGTCGACGGAGCCAAGCAGATCAAGATCCACGGCCGCTACGTCCCCGTCCGCGCCGAGATCCATGTGA